A region of Trachemys scripta elegans isolate TJP31775 chromosome 24, CAS_Tse_1.0, whole genome shotgun sequence DNA encodes the following proteins:
- the NUDT17 gene encoding nucleoside diphosphate-linked moiety X motif 17, with translation MVSCGLDQNQFVISDSEFPGSTRILLKRPSFCPIKHLEERQAAALPEVLRGRGVDVGVAVILQSIDRRVLLTRRAKNLSIFPNIWVPPGGHMEPDEQLLEAGLRELQEETGLRLEPGGFSWRMLGLWESVYPPTLSRGLPRRHHVVAYLLLLSTESHQQLQTRIKADESEVSAYAWLELHVLECIAAVEDGAENTGHVPNNLPPTIKVTELSGGLARPTELPTATFLNTAPAAGEDVERVSTGTRFALRLWLDTLAVRDK, from the exons ATGGTCAGCTGCGGCTTGGACCAAAACCAGTTTGTCATTTCCGACAGCGAGTTCCCTGGCTCCACCCGGATCCTTCTAAAG agaCCGTCCTTTTGTCCCATCAAGCACCTGGAGGAGAGGCAGGCTGCCGCGCTGCCAGAGGTGCTCCGAGGCCGCGGGGTGGACGTGGGGGTGGCCGTCATCCTGCAGTCCATCGACAGGAGAGTCTTGCTCACGCGAAGGGCCAAGAATCTCAGCATCTTCCCCAACATCTGGGTGCCCCCCG GTGGGCACATGGAGCCGGACGAACAG TTGCTGGAGGCGGGCCTgcgggagctgcaggaggagacaGGCTTGCGGCTGGAGCCGGGCGGGTTCTCCTGGAGGATGCTGGGCCTGTGGGAG TCCGTGTACCCGCCCACGCTGAGCAGAGGGCTGCCAAGGCGGCACCATGTTGTCGCGTACCTGTTGCTTCTTTCCACCGAGAGCCACCAGCAGCTGCAG ACGAGGATCAAGGCGGACGAGAGCGAGGTGAGCGCCTACGCCTGGCTGGAACTCCACGTTCTGGAGTGTATCGCAGCGGTCGAGGACGGAGCAGAGAACACGGGGCACGTGCCCAACAACCTCCCCCCAACCATCAA AGTCACGGAGCTGAGTGGGGGCTTGGCCCGGCCCACGGAACTTCCTACCGCCACCTTCCTGAACACAGCACCTGCAGCGGGGGAAGATGTGGAACGGGTCAGCACCGGGACCAGGTTTGCCCTTCGGCTCTGGCTAGACACCTTAGCCGTGCGAGACAAGTGA